A region of Clostridium acetobutylicum ATCC 824 DNA encodes the following proteins:
- a CDS encoding NADH:flavin oxidoreductase, protein MRKVFEESKIGNIKLKNRILRSATHESMADSEGKPTEDLIKKYMELAQGEVGAIITGYTGVMQNGKSPAKNMLMLDKDENITSFKNMVNEIHKYDVPIILQIAHCGRQTSEKVTGKPTVAPSPIRDKIYRGSVPHELTDVAINEIIEAFVNAIERAIKAGFDGVELHLAHGYLLSSFLSPHMNKRKDKWGGSTENRFRIVSEIMKRARQKFKNYPILAKINGYEASKDGIKLEEAIKISKALENSGINAIEVSCGIAEEGFVTIRGKVPFDMILKCDPTMKRIPEFLKPIVKHVGKLIVKSPEPHFLYNLNNAREIKNKVTIPVIVVGGIRKFSDIEDIIAKDCDFVSMSRPFIIQPSIVKTFKEGKEKESRCINCNYCLIGVETNELKCYYGKI, encoded by the coding sequence ATGAGAAAGGTATTTGAAGAATCTAAGATAGGAAATATTAAGCTTAAAAACAGAATTTTACGTTCTGCAACCCATGAAAGCATGGCAGATAGTGAAGGAAAGCCAACTGAGGATTTAATAAAAAAATATATGGAGCTTGCACAAGGCGAAGTTGGGGCAATTATTACAGGATATACAGGTGTTATGCAAAATGGAAAGTCACCAGCTAAAAATATGTTGATGCTAGATAAGGATGAAAATATTACTTCTTTTAAAAATATGGTGAATGAAATCCATAAGTATGATGTGCCTATAATTTTGCAAATAGCTCACTGTGGAAGACAAACAAGCGAAAAAGTAACAGGAAAACCAACAGTTGCACCGTCACCAATAAGAGATAAAATTTATAGGGGTTCTGTGCCACATGAGTTAACGGATGTTGCGATAAATGAGATTATAGAAGCCTTCGTAAATGCAATAGAAAGAGCAATAAAGGCTGGCTTTGATGGAGTGGAATTACATTTAGCTCATGGGTATTTGCTGTCATCTTTTTTATCACCACATATGAATAAAAGGAAGGATAAATGGGGTGGAAGCACTGAAAATAGATTTAGAATAGTAAGTGAAATAATGAAGAGAGCAAGACAGAAGTTTAAAAACTATCCAATATTAGCAAAAATAAATGGATATGAAGCATCTAAAGATGGAATTAAGCTTGAAGAAGCAATAAAAATATCTAAAGCTCTTGAAAATTCAGGAATAAATGCAATAGAAGTATCTTGTGGTATTGCAGAAGAAGGATTCGTAACAATTAGAGGAAAAGTTCCTTTTGATATGATACTTAAATGCGATCCAACTATGAAAAGGATTCCTGAATTTTTAAAACCTATAGTAAAACATGTAGGTAAATTAATAGTAAAAAGTCCAGAACCGCATTTTTTATATAATTTGAATAATGCAAGGGAAATAAAAAATAAGGTTACAATTCCGGTGATAGTAGTTGGGGGAATAAGAAAGTTTAGTGATATTGAAGATATTATTGCTAAAGATTGTGATTTTGTTTCAATGTCAAGACCATTTATAATTCAGCCGAGTATTGTAAAAACATTTAAAGAAGGTAAGGAAAAGGAATCTAGATGTATAAATTGCAATTACTGTCTAATTGGTGTAGAGACTAATGAATTAAAATGCTACTACGGCAAAATATAA
- a CDS encoding siroheme decarboxylase subunit alpha translates to MDEKKVRILNMLQTEIPLTERPFLEIGKKLNITEETVIQIVKELKNNGLIRRIGGIFDSKNLGYHTVLCALRVLKENLDEVVKVINRYEGVTHNYERDNYYNVWFTITAKSEKEIEEFLEELKDTLKIEEILKLPAEKVFKINAVFKVKE, encoded by the coding sequence ATGGATGAAAAAAAAGTTCGAATTTTAAATATGCTTCAAACTGAAATTCCTTTAACTGAGAGACCGTTTTTAGAAATTGGAAAGAAGCTTAATATAACTGAAGAAACAGTGATACAGATTGTTAAAGAGCTTAAGAACAATGGTCTTATAAGAAGAATAGGAGGAATATTTGATTCTAAAAATTTAGGATATCATACTGTACTATGTGCACTAAGAGTTTTAAAGGAGAATTTAGATGAAGTTGTTAAGGTTATAAATAGATATGAAGGAGTTACTCACAATTATGAACGCGATAACTATTATAATGTTTGGTTTACTATAACGGCAAAATCAGAAAAAGAGATTGAAGAATTTTTAGAAGAACTTAAGGACACTCTTAAAATTGAAGAAATACTAAAATTACCGGCAGAGAAAGTATTTAAAATAAATGCAGTTTTTAAAGTGAAGGAGTGA
- a CDS encoding DUF1259 domain-containing protein, translated as MYIPEDQNFCPYMREDIDVDTRQQNQNLCSQFANILGAKVTESKPRSCSVERDRENLRITIMGKPLTTVVKAEFSYQSLDASGRALNVGEVAVLQEEVNRFITVLRRNGIDVTAIHNHWLYDTPKLIYVHLQSIERPLEFARKVAEALRVLR; from the coding sequence ATGTATATACCAGAAGATCAAAATTTTTGCCCATACATGAGAGAAGATATTGATGTAGATACGAGACAGCAAAATCAAAATCTATGTAGTCAATTCGCTAACATTCTTGGTGCAAAGGTTACAGAATCAAAGCCGAGATCTTGTAGTGTTGAAAGAGATAGAGAAAATCTACGTATAACTATAATGGGGAAACCTCTAACTACAGTAGTTAAAGCAGAATTTTCTTACCAATCCCTTGATGCTTCAGGCAGAGCTCTTAATGTAGGCGAAGTGGCTGTTTTACAAGAGGAAGTAAACAGATTTATAACCGTACTTAGACGAAACGGAATTGATGTTACTGCAATTCACAATCACTGGCTATATGATACTCCAAAATTAATATATGTTCATCTGCAATCCATAGAAAGACCGCTTGAATTTGCAAGAAAAGTAGCTGAAGCCCTTAGAGTTTTAAGATAA
- a CDS encoding siroheme decarboxylase subunit beta: MLSPLEIKIVKRLQEDIPIVEEPYKQIASEIGISEKELMNKIDEFFKKGILRRFGAIVRHTNVGFKSNVLVVWKVPEDKIEQVVKIMASFKEVSHCYKRKSCSKWQYNIYTMIHGENRASCENTICNIVKLSGVKEFEALYTLKELKKKSMKYFV, translated from the coding sequence ATGCTTAGTCCTTTAGAAATAAAAATTGTAAAGAGGCTTCAAGAGGATATTCCTATAGTTGAAGAACCATATAAACAAATTGCTTCAGAGATTGGAATTTCTGAAAAAGAATTAATGAATAAGATAGATGAGTTTTTTAAAAAGGGTATTCTACGCAGATTTGGAGCTATAGTTAGACATACAAATGTAGGATTTAAATCAAATGTTCTTGTGGTATGGAAGGTTCCAGAGGATAAAATAGAACAAGTGGTTAAAATCATGGCAAGCTTTAAGGAAGTAAGCCATTGCTATAAAAGGAAATCATGTAGTAAGTGGCAATATAATATATATACTATGATTCATGGAGAAAATAGAGCAAGTTGTGAAAATACTATATGTAATATTGTAAAGTTAAGTGGTGTAAAAGAATTTGAAGCTTTATATACTCTAAAGGAATTAAAGAAAAAAAGTATGAAATATTTTGTTTAA
- a CDS encoding RDD family protein → MNLGTNDKLPKLNTHYSSLSKRLMASFFDNVIISALSYLLSIIIFIIMTIFSFRYLDEFINHIYLIYFSLHFLVAFFYYITMESSSFQGTLGKLIADIKVVKLNGDKVSIFQAFCRFFIANILLYPAYFFYALVLYNVSNQIIINHSCNPYKINSFYFYGLISSSLIYLIYKLVMLITILISNKKQGIHDILIKTLVIIR, encoded by the coding sequence ATGAATTTAGGCACAAATGATAAATTACCAAAATTAAATACTCACTACTCAAGTTTATCAAAAAGATTAATGGCTTCTTTCTTCGATAATGTAATAATATCAGCCTTATCCTATCTTTTATCTATTATTATTTTTATTATTATGACTATTTTTTCCTTCAGATATTTGGATGAGTTTATTAATCATATATACTTAATTTATTTTTCACTACATTTTCTAGTAGCATTTTTTTATTACATAACAATGGAAAGCTCCTCTTTTCAAGGAACTCTAGGGAAACTTATCGCAGATATTAAGGTAGTTAAGCTAAATGGTGATAAGGTGTCTATTTTTCAGGCTTTTTGCCGCTTTTTTATTGCCAATATCCTATTATATCCAGCATATTTTTTCTATGCACTTGTACTTTATAATGTCTCAAACCAAATAATTATAAATCATTCCTGCAATCCATATAAAATTAATTCTTTTTATTTTTATGGACTAATTTCTTCATCATTAATATACCTCATATATAAATTAGTGATGCTAATTACCATATTAATCTCTAATAAAAAACAAGGTATTCATGATATTTTAATAAAAACCTTAGTAATTATACGTTAA
- a CDS encoding metallophosphoesterase family protein has translation MARYVVSDLHGCYNKFTELLRLVRFSDKDELYIIGDIFDRGPEPLKILDYIYENKNVYLIKGNHEYMYQKYYEDKNPDLWFLNGGKVTFNEIIKRGKSFNDKLYEYIKSLPIYKVVDNNILVHAQLHFPPFYSELSIKEILRFQLEETVLWSRHNIGKEKKIKGYNIICGHTPVQSIKNTTEVKILRRKNTFYIDCGCVYGDKAGGKLAMLRLEDFKEFYV, from the coding sequence ATGGCAAGGTATGTGGTAAGTGATTTGCATGGATGTTATAATAAGTTTACTGAACTGCTTAGACTAGTGAGATTTTCTGATAAAGATGAGCTATATATTATAGGTGATATTTTTGATAGGGGACCAGAACCTTTAAAAATTCTAGATTATATATATGAAAATAAAAATGTATATCTTATAAAAGGAAATCATGAATATATGTATCAAAAGTATTATGAAGATAAAAATCCAGATTTATGGTTCTTAAATGGAGGAAAAGTAACCTTTAATGAGATAATAAAAAGAGGTAAGTCCTTTAATGATAAGCTATATGAATATATTAAAAGTTTACCAATATATAAGGTTGTAGATAATAATATTTTAGTACATGCACAGTTGCATTTTCCACCATTTTATAGCGAATTGAGTATCAAAGAGATACTGCGTTTTCAGCTTGAAGAAACTGTTTTGTGGAGTAGGCATAACATAGGTAAAGAAAAGAAAATTAAAGGATATAACATTATATGTGGACACACTCCTGTTCAATCAATAAAAAATACAACAGAAGTAAAAATATTGAGAAGAAAAAACACTTTTTATATTGACTGTGGTTGTGTTTATGGAGATAAGGCAGGAGGAAAATTGGCCATGTTAAGGCTAGAGGATTTCAAAGAGTTTTACGTTTAA
- the nirJ2 gene encoding putative heme d1 biosynthesis radical SAM protein NirJ2, whose translation MIISWNTTNKCNMHCEHCYRDSGKGAEGELSTTEGKKLIDEIAKAGFKIMIFSGGEPLLRDDIYELIGYASKIGLRCVIGSNGTLITLEAAQKLKKAGVMRAGISLDSLKAKKHDSFRNYSGAWENTIIGIENLKKAGISFQINTTVMKWNKDEVKDITDFGANLGASAHHVFFLVPTGRGAELQEQILSKNDYENLIKEIMLKQAHANIEIKPTCAPQFVRIAEQNNIKTRFKKGCLAGIKYCIISPTGNVQPCAYLNFSAGNVKQKSFGEIWRESPILKKLRTMEYGEKCGTCKYKNKCGGCRARAAFYNNGDIMASDTWCIYNEYEENKING comes from the coding sequence ATGATTATATCTTGGAATACTACTAATAAGTGTAATATGCATTGTGAACATTGCTATAGAGATTCTGGAAAGGGTGCAGAGGGAGAACTTAGTACAACTGAGGGAAAAAAGCTTATAGATGAGATAGCAAAGGCAGGATTTAAAATAATGATTTTCTCTGGAGGGGAACCTTTACTTAGAGATGATATTTACGAATTGATAGGCTATGCTTCAAAAATTGGCTTAAGATGTGTTATAGGTAGCAATGGAACGCTTATAACATTAGAGGCGGCCCAAAAATTAAAAAAAGCAGGAGTTATGCGTGCAGGGATAAGCTTAGATAGTTTAAAGGCAAAAAAGCATGATAGTTTTAGAAATTATTCTGGAGCATGGGAAAACACTATTATTGGAATAGAAAATTTGAAAAAGGCTGGTATTTCGTTTCAAATAAACACAACAGTAATGAAATGGAATAAAGATGAAGTAAAAGATATAACCGATTTTGGAGCGAATTTAGGGGCTTCAGCTCATCATGTGTTTTTTTTGGTGCCAACGGGTAGGGGAGCAGAGCTTCAGGAGCAAATTTTAAGCAAGAATGATTATGAAAATCTAATTAAGGAGATAATGTTAAAGCAAGCACATGCAAATATAGAAATAAAGCCTACTTGTGCTCCTCAATTTGTGAGAATTGCAGAGCAAAATAATATTAAGACTAGATTTAAGAAGGGATGTCTTGCAGGAATAAAATATTGTATTATTAGTCCTACGGGAAATGTTCAGCCTTGTGCATATTTAAATTTTTCTGCTGGAAATGTAAAACAAAAATCGTTTGGAGAAATATGGAGGGAAAGTCCTATTTTGAAAAAGCTTAGAACAATGGAATATGGGGAAAAGTGTGGCACTTGTAAATATAAAAATAAATGTGGTGGGTGTAGGGCGCGTGCAGCCTTTTATAATAATGGAGATATTATGGCTTCTGACACATGGTGTATTTATAATGAGTATGAGGAGAACAAAATTAATGGATGA
- a CDS encoding MTH1187 family thiamine-binding protein — protein MAIAQATIIPVGTGSTSLSSYVAACENILKAEKEIKYKLTPMCTIFEGEIDTIIRVIRKMHEIPFENGAERVITSISIDDRRDKKASMEQKLNSVREKLK, from the coding sequence TTGGCTATTGCGCAAGCAACAATAATACCAGTAGGAACAGGCTCTACTAGTTTAAGCAGCTATGTAGCAGCATGTGAAAATATACTTAAAGCTGAAAAGGAAATAAAATACAAATTAACTCCAATGTGTACAATATTTGAAGGTGAAATTGATACAATAATTAGGGTTATAAGAAAAATGCATGAAATTCCTTTTGAAAATGGAGCAGAAAGAGTAATTACATCCATAAGTATAGATGATAGACGTGATAAGAAGGCATCGATGGAGCAAAAATTAAATTCTGTTAGAGAAAAATTAAAATAA
- a CDS encoding radical SAM protein translates to MEIKNALEKAAKQAIVNKVVDYLDKNPEKNVNKIFAAVKKLNKKDKVALEQIAVVEDYYNNDECKHKYIQDILTNTDSKCLKKFFTNFFANANWYAGPKKDKYLEKEDTKIPFVMLISPSMRCSLHCKGCYASSYSKKDDIPQEEVDRIIKEARDLGIYYVIVLGGEPFFNDYLLDIYEKYNDMMFTPFTSGLLINEQVADRIKKCGNVIPMLSIEGFEKDTDDRRGKGTYKKVLKAMDMLNERGILFGVSSAVTRTNIDTVLSDEFTDMLIEKGSKMSWYFLFMPVNGETIDFDMMLTAEQRDYLGKRSREIRATKPYFTIDFFNDAPYVGGCIAGKYYFHVNSREDVEPCIFSHFSTVNLKGRHLIDAFRDPFFKKLRAIQPYNKNMLRPCMMIDNTDVIIDVCKEVGAKPDDLGAEKMLHDSEFHEKITKTAEEFAPYAEKTWKEVFNEKGNDDFAKG, encoded by the coding sequence ATGGAGATAAAAAATGCTTTGGAAAAGGCTGCTAAGCAAGCTATAGTAAACAAAGTAGTTGATTATCTTGACAAGAATCCAGAAAAGAATGTAAATAAGATATTTGCAGCTGTAAAAAAGTTAAACAAGAAGGATAAAGTGGCGCTAGAACAAATCGCTGTTGTTGAGGATTACTACAACAACGATGAGTGCAAACACAAGTATATACAAGATATTTTGACAAATACAGATAGTAAATGTCTAAAAAAATTCTTCACTAATTTTTTTGCAAATGCTAATTGGTATGCTGGACCTAAAAAGGATAAGTACTTAGAAAAGGAAGATACTAAGATACCTTTTGTTATGCTTATAAGCCCATCTATGAGATGTTCTCTTCATTGTAAGGGCTGTTATGCTTCAAGTTATAGCAAAAAAGATGATATTCCACAAGAAGAAGTTGATAGAATCATAAAGGAGGCAAGAGACCTTGGAATATATTATGTTATTGTTTTAGGTGGGGAACCCTTCTTTAATGATTATCTTCTTGACATATACGAAAAGTACAATGATATGATGTTCACTCCTTTTACAAGTGGTCTTTTGATTAATGAACAGGTTGCTGATAGGATTAAAAAATGTGGAAATGTAATACCAATGCTTTCAATAGAAGGCTTTGAAAAAGATACAGATGACCGTAGAGGAAAAGGAACCTATAAAAAGGTTTTAAAAGCTATGGATATGCTCAATGAGAGAGGGATATTATTTGGAGTATCCTCAGCGGTTACAAGGACAAATATAGATACGGTGCTCAGTGATGAATTCACGGATATGTTAATTGAAAAAGGCTCTAAGATGAGCTGGTATTTTTTGTTTATGCCTGTAAATGGTGAGACAATTGATTTTGATATGATGCTTACAGCAGAGCAAAGAGATTATCTTGGGAAGAGATCAAGGGAAATAAGAGCTACAAAGCCATATTTCACCATAGATTTTTTCAATGATGCACCATATGTTGGAGGATGTATAGCAGGAAAATATTATTTTCATGTAAATTCAAGAGAAGATGTTGAACCATGTATATTTTCACATTTTTCAACAGTAAATTTAAAAGGAAGACACCTAATAGATGCATTTAGAGATCCATTCTTTAAAAAACTGAGGGCTATACAACCTTACAATAAGAATATGCTTAGACCATGCATGATGATTGATAATACTGATGTTATAATTGATGTATGTAAAGAGGTGGGGGCAAAGCCTGATGATTTAGGAGCAGAGAAGATGCTTCATGACAGTGAATTCCATGAGAAGATAACTAAGACAGCAGAGGAATTTGCACCTTATGCAGAAAAAACTTGGAAAGAAGTATTTAACGAGAAAGGAAATGATGATTTCGCAAAAGGGTAA
- a CDS encoding manganese catalase family protein, whose product MFKHEKQLLNGMQVKVERENPQYAVLMQEQLGGANGELKAAMQYLSQSFRVKDQALKDLFLDIGTEELSHMEIVAETINLLNGHSVNYEVVGVGEVESHVLSGLTPFLVNSSGEPWTANYVSVTGDIVADLLSNIASEQRAKVVYEYLYRQINDKEVRRTIDFLLNREEAHNALFREALNKVKNEGSNKDFGVTEDSKLYFDLSTPGRYVQDPNPTEPSFSNPRR is encoded by the coding sequence TTGTTTAAACACGAAAAACAATTGTTAAATGGAATGCAAGTAAAAGTAGAAAGAGAAAATCCTCAATATGCAGTTCTTATGCAGGAACAACTAGGTGGAGCAAATGGTGAATTAAAAGCAGCAATGCAGTATTTATCTCAAAGCTTTAGAGTAAAGGATCAGGCATTAAAGGATTTATTTCTTGACATTGGTACAGAAGAATTAAGCCATATGGAGATAGTTGCAGAAACAATAAACTTATTAAACGGACATAGTGTTAACTATGAAGTTGTAGGAGTCGGAGAAGTTGAAAGTCATGTTCTTTCAGGATTGACACCATTTTTAGTAAACTCTTCGGGTGAGCCATGGACAGCAAATTATGTTTCAGTTACTGGTGATATTGTGGCAGATTTGCTTTCTAATATAGCATCTGAGCAAAGGGCTAAGGTTGTATACGAATATTTATACCGTCAGATTAATGATAAAGAAGTTAGAAGAACTATAGATTTTCTTCTAAATCGTGAAGAAGCGCATAATGCATTGTTTAGAGAAGCATTAAATAAAGTTAAAAACGAAGGATCTAATAAAGATTTTGGTGTAACAGAGGATTCTAAATTGTATTTTGATTTGTCTACGCCAGGCAGATATGTTCAAGATCCTAATCCTACAGAACCAAGTTTTTCCAATCCTAGAAGATAA
- a CDS encoding aspartyl-phosphate phosphatase Spo0E family protein, with product MVNVKLLLKHIENLRDNLYNEINGKNAKLTDKLVLRNSCALNKEINEYYRLVDKIRKRYSKVK from the coding sequence ATGGTAAATGTAAAACTATTGTTAAAACATATAGAAAATTTGAGAGATAATTTGTACAATGAGATAAATGGAAAAAATGCAAAACTTACAGATAAGTTAGTGCTAAGAAATAGCTGTGCACTAAACAAAGAAATAAATGAGTATTACAGGCTCGTTGATAAAATAAGAAAAAGATACAGTAAAGTTAAATGA
- the nirJ1 gene encoding putative heme d1 biosynthesis radical SAM protein NirJ1: MIGISKLLCSSESYGDKLRYVKEAKNQKNGATSNLGPVVVFNCTKTCNLRCKHCYAGSDGKTYKDELSTEEAYSLIADLSDFKVPVIIFSGGEPLIRKDIFELIEFAKKNNIRSTLSTNGTLIDKETAKKIKKAGVSYVGISIDGIGEKNDDFRGKKGAYDKAIEGIRNCKEVGQKVGLRFTINQYNYGEIESIFKLIKKEEIDRVCFYHLVYSGRGSSMINKDISNKEARAAMDLIMDKTLELGNKVEILTVDNYADAVYLYLKAKDKFKDKEEDILKFLEINGGNRSGIAIANVDYRGNVHPDQFTSNHSFGNVKDKKFKDIWTDYSNSILKGLKDRKKLLKGRCGKCKWLSICNGNFRTRAEAVTGDFWASDPACYLTNNEIGVSENEGLI; this comes from the coding sequence ATGATAGGAATATCTAAACTTTTATGTTCAAGTGAGAGTTACGGAGATAAATTAAGATATGTAAAAGAAGCAAAAAATCAGAAAAATGGAGCTACAAGTAATTTAGGACCTGTTGTAGTTTTTAATTGTACAAAAACTTGTAATTTAAGATGTAAGCATTGTTATGCTGGTTCTGATGGAAAAACCTATAAGGATGAACTTTCAACAGAGGAAGCATATAGCTTAATTGCAGACTTAAGTGATTTTAAAGTTCCTGTAATAATATTTTCAGGAGGAGAACCTTTAATAAGAAAGGATATATTTGAACTTATAGAATTTGCTAAAAAAAATAATATAAGAAGCACACTTTCAACAAATGGAACGCTTATAGATAAAGAAACTGCTAAAAAGATAAAAAAAGCTGGTGTAAGTTATGTTGGTATAAGTATTGATGGCATAGGAGAAAAAAATGATGATTTTAGAGGGAAAAAGGGAGCTTATGATAAAGCAATTGAAGGAATTAGAAATTGCAAAGAGGTTGGACAAAAGGTTGGACTAAGATTCACTATAAATCAATATAACTATGGAGAAATTGAAAGTATATTTAAATTAATTAAAAAAGAAGAAATTGATAGAGTGTGCTTTTATCATCTTGTATATTCAGGAAGAGGAAGCTCAATGATTAATAAAGACATATCTAATAAAGAGGCCAGAGCAGCAATGGATTTAATTATGGATAAAACTCTTGAGCTCGGAAATAAAGTAGAAATATTGACAGTGGATAACTACGCAGATGCTGTTTATCTTTACTTAAAAGCAAAGGATAAATTTAAGGATAAAGAAGAGGATATTCTTAAATTTCTTGAAATAAATGGGGGTAATCGTTCAGGAATAGCTATTGCAAATGTTGACTATAGAGGAAATGTACATCCTGATCAATTTACGTCAAACCACAGCTTTGGAAATGTTAAAGATAAGAAATTTAAAGATATTTGGACTGATTATTCAAATTCCATTCTTAAAGGGCTTAAAGATAGGAAGAAACTATTAAAAGGAAGATGTGGAAAGTGCAAATGGCTTTCTATATGTAATGGGAATTTTAGAACAAGAGCAGAAGCTGTTACAGGGGATTTTTGGGCATCAGATCCAGCGTGTTATTTAACAAATAATGAAATAGGTGTTTCTGAAAATGAAGGATTGATTTGA
- a CDS encoding M24 family metallopeptidase — MNNSRIKRVIENMKKHKLNQMLVTSASSIFYLSGASIDSGERLVAMYINTDGKVTFIMNSLFKNSKGLDNSEIITYDDSEEPIPVLLNEIDKNDTLGIDKNWPAHFLIELMEKSNMNFVNSSPIVDEVRMIKDEEEIKILRESSKINDKVMEELVDYINKDKTEKEMAKVIQGIFEKNGIEKLSFDTICSYGKNGADPHHMPDDTELNNGDTIVIDMGGVYNNYCSDMTRTFFYKEASKEAKKIYETVKKANEAGKKAVKPGVKLSDIDRVTREVIEKEGYGKYFTHRTGHNIGIEDHEFPSVGGNSDIEAQVGMVFSIEPGIYVPGECGVRIEDLVVVTETGCEVLNNVSRELKILQ, encoded by the coding sequence GTGAATAATAGTAGAATAAAAAGAGTAATAGAAAATATGAAAAAACATAAATTGAATCAAATGCTTGTAACCTCAGCTTCAAGTATATTTTATCTTTCAGGAGCTTCTATAGATTCAGGAGAAAGGTTAGTAGCTATGTATATAAATACAGATGGTAAGGTTACTTTTATCATGAACAGTCTTTTTAAGAATAGTAAAGGGTTAGATAATAGTGAAATCATAACCTATGACGATAGTGAAGAGCCAATACCAGTTCTTTTAAATGAGATAGATAAAAACGATACGCTTGGAATCGATAAAAATTGGCCAGCACATTTTTTAATTGAACTTATGGAAAAATCAAATATGAACTTTGTTAATTCCTCTCCAATTGTAGATGAAGTAAGAATGATAAAGGATGAAGAGGAAATAAAAATTTTAAGGGAGTCCTCAAAAATAAATGATAAGGTTATGGAGGAATTAGTAGATTATATAAATAAAGATAAAACTGAAAAAGAAATGGCTAAAGTAATACAAGGAATATTTGAAAAAAACGGAATAGAGAAACTTTCTTTTGATACTATTTGCAGCTATGGTAAAAATGGAGCAGATCCTCACCACATGCCTGATGACACTGAGCTAAACAATGGAGATACTATAGTTATAGATATGGGAGGAGTATATAATAATTACTGCTCTGATATGACAAGAACTTTTTTCTATAAAGAGGCATCAAAAGAGGCGAAAAAGATTTATGAAACAGTGAAAAAAGCAAATGAAGCAGGAAAAAAAGCTGTAAAGCCAGGTGTGAAATTAAGTGATATAGATAGAGTGACTAGAGAAGTAATCGAAAAAGAAGGATATGGAAAGTACTTTACACATAGAACAGGGCACAATATTGGAATAGAAGATCATGAGTTTCCTTCAGTCGGAGGTAATTCTGATATAGAAGCTCAAGTAGGAATGGTATTTTCAATAGAACCGGGTATATACGTTCCTGGGGAATGTGGAGTTAGAATAGAGGATTTAGTAGTTGTAACCGAAACAGGCTGTGAAGTTTTAAATAATGTTAGTAGAGAGCTTAAGATACTACAATAA